The genomic window CTTGCTGATATAACTGTGCCTGTTGCAAAGCAATGCTGACGTGGGTTGTTAACTGCTGGAGTAATTCAATTTCTAGAGTTTGCCAAACTCTAGGCTCAGAGCAGTGATGGGCAATCAGTAGTCCCCAAAATTGGTCTGCGTGCATAATCGGGATAACTAGATTAGCTCTGACTTGGAACTGAGCCAGCAGTTCGACATGACAAGGATCGATGCTACCATCGTAAATATCAGATTTTGCTCTCACCCAACTCTGACGATAGATTTCGACGTAGTTCTCGTTGAAATGGGGATCGCAATTTAACACTGCGGGTCGCTCGCGCCGAAGATTATTGTCAGCCAAGCAAGGGTCATAAAAACTTGAGGATTTGAGCGATTGCCACTTCTTGCTTACCGATTCGGCAACCACTACACCATTACCATCGGGCTGCAACTGAAAAACAACGACGCGATCGGTATGGAGAAACTGCCGTACTGTATCTACGGTAGTCTGAAAAATCTGCTCCAGATTCAGCGATTGGTAGATTTGCTGAGTGATCTCGCCGATTAATCGTTCTCCCTCGATGCGCTGTTGCAATTGGCTGCGTAACTGCACTGCTTCAATTGCGCCATTTACTGCTACTTGTAAGCTCTCTGGGGAAATCTGTCCCTTGACTAAATAATCTTGAGCGCCAGCTTTGATCGCCTGTACAGCGATCGCTTCATTTCCTTGTCCTGTCACCACCAAGATAGGTAAAAAAGGCTGCTGTGTTTGTAATTTAGCGAGAAATTCCAGACCGTCAAGATCTGGTAAGCGGTAGTCGAGCAAGACAACATCTGGCTGCTTCTGTTGCCATAGTTCTAACCCCTGTCGTCCTAGTTCTGCTTCTAAGATTATGTAGGAGTACTCTCGATCGCGTAACAGGTAACGTCGATAGAGTTCTCGGTCTTCTGCTGAATCATCGACAATTAGGACTGTACGTTCTGGCTTACTCATAATAGCTTCTGTTCGTAATTTGGCAGAATGTTTACTTCAAACCAATAATCCACAATTGTCTGGATACTTCGCTTTAACTTAGCAAAATCTATTGGTTTGACAATGTAGCTATTGACTCCGTACTGATAGCAAATGTCAACATCTTTAGGATTGCTGGAGGTGGTAAAAACGACGACTGGAATTGATTTTAGATTATCATTTTGTTTGATTTGATACAATACTTGCCGTCCGTCCGTTCCTGGTAGGTTTAGATCGAGTAGAATCAGGTTGGGACGTGGGGCAAGCTCAGGATTGGCATATTGACCAGTCCGTAAGAGAAATTCCAATGCCCGATCGCCATTATGACAACGATAAATAGGAATACCCAATTGAGAACTGCGTAGAAACCGTTGCAGTGTTTCAAAATCTTCGTCGCTGTCTTCGACGATCAACAAAGATGACGTTTTGTTGACAGCATTTAAAACATCGCTCATGTAATCTCCTCACTAGCTAGAGTGAAGTAGAAGGTACTACCCACTCCAGGGGTGGATTCCAGCCAAATTCTCCCCCCGTGCCGTTCCACAATTTTGCGCGAGATGGTTAAGCCTGCCCCATTGCCACCACCATATTCATCCCTGCCATGTAAGCGTCGGAAAATCTGAAAAATCTTTTCCTGATGTTCTTGGGGAATGCCAATGCCATTGTCACGAATATAAAAGACACCAGTGGCTGAATCTTCTCTTGTCTCCTCATTTCTGGGCAAAAAGCCAATTTCAATCGACTTCTGGGGCTTGTCATTATACTTGATCGCGTTACCGATCAGGTTGGTAAATAGCTCGTCGATCTGAGCGCGATCGCAATTAATTATGGGCAAAGATTGAGGTATGTGAAAATCGATTGGGTTTTGAGGTCGGGAAATAGTCAAAGTAGCGATCGCATTTTGCACGGAGTCATTTAGATCGACTGGCCGTCGTCTTAGTTCTGCTCGTCCCAAGCGCGAGAAATGCAATAGAGAATTGATTAAATCCTCCATGCGCTGAGTCAAGCGCACCAAAGTTTGTAGTTTGGCTACACCATCTTCTGCTAATACATCGACGTAATCTTCGAGTAAAAAGTTGGCATAGTTGTGAATACCTCGCAATGGTTCCTTGAGATCGTGAGAGGCAATATAGGCAAAGGAATCTAATTCTTCATTACTACGCTGGAGTTCGACATTTTTTGCTGCTAGTTCATCCGCCTGTCGCAGCACAATCCCTACTAGTAGGCTTC from Pleurocapsa minor HA4230-MV1 includes these protein-coding regions:
- a CDS encoding response regulator; protein product: MSDVLNAVNKTSSLLIVEDSDEDFETLQRFLRSSQLGIPIYRCHNGDRALEFLLRTGQYANPELAPRPNLILLDLNLPGTDGRQVLYQIKQNDNLKSIPVVVFTTSSNPKDVDICYQYGVNSYIVKPIDFAKLKRSIQTIVDYWFEVNILPNYEQKLL